Genomic window (Culex pipiens pallens isolate TS chromosome 3, TS_CPP_V2, whole genome shotgun sequence):
AGATGGGAGTGACGGAAGGGCCTGGAGAGATGAATGACGAGTTGAAGATGCTGTTGAGGTCGTTTGGGTTGTTGGGTGATGACGAAGAAACGGTGGGAATCGCTCCGTTGCCGCAGCTTGATATTCCGGAACAGCTGACGGAGATTCAGCCGTCGCACCTCGTTCAGACGGATGGGTTGAAGGTTGAAGAGGCGGAACCGGAGGTTCCAGTTATGGCAAAGCCGGACATCAGACCAGACGATTTCGTTGCGTTCAAACCACTGCCAAGTGACTCCAGCAAGCTGAACGATGACCTGGACGAACTGCTCAAGTCCTTCGGACTGCTCGACAACAGTGGCCGCAACAAGAAGTCGATGGATCAACAGACCGCAACCGAGGCAGCTACCGAAATGGCCCAAATGCCCATGATCGACCAGGATCTGGTTCAAATCCCGCAGATGGCGTCCATTCTGGACACGCTCGGAATCCAAACCATGAACACCAAGAAGGAACGCAGCGGTCGCAAGTACGAATCCAAGAAGGAGTCCACCGAGATGAAATCCAACGGAGTCGGCGCGGCCAAATCCAAAAAGAAGGTCGAAAACGAAGACTACCGCAAGCTGGAGCAGCTCTGGGAGACGATCCGCGAGCTGGAGAAGCTCAACACGACCCTCACGGACGATTCCCTGGACGCGCTCAACCTCAAGAACTTCAACCTCAGCGAGTCCCTCCTCGCCCAAGGCCCCAACCCCCTCGAAAGCCTAGACCTCACCCGAGCCAACGAAGTCAAGAAGAAGCGCCAACAACCGGAAAAATCCACAACCGACACCCCAACCCGCATCTCCCTGGACCTCGGAGTGACCTCCGACGCCAAAAACGTCTCCTTCGAGATCATCTCAACGACCAACACCGAACCGCGCACCCCAATCGTCGACGTTGAATCCCCAGCCGACCCCCCCTCAAGCACGACCTCCACAACCACAACCTCCACCACAACAACCACCGAGCAATCGGCGCGCCTCTCCGCCCTCGAGGACTCCTTCGGCGGTGGCGGCGTCGACCCGGTCGCCCAAGAACCCCTGCCCCAGCCCCGCCGCAACGGGTTCTACTTCCTCGCCgactggaactcgttcctcgaGGTGGGCGAAGACCCCAACAAGGTCGTCATCAACTTCCGGCCCCAGGCCGGCGATCCGAGCCGGTTCCTGCCGGTCAGTGTGCCGTAAGAATGAGGATTTGCGTGAGAGGAGCGAAAAACCTTGGCATTTTTTAAACGTAACTTAATATCCTGAAATGTCTCGAATCGAATTCCGAGAGAATCGTGCTGCCAATGCGAACAATTTAAACATCGTTTAGGGTAGGGTCTGTGTAGTGATAGTCGAACGaacgaataaaaataaaaacagtgtgGGTCTGGTAACCTTAGGCGTTAGGGTAGAGAATAAGAAGAAGACGAAAGTAAGCGAACCTCAACGAAAATCAACGACTTTAGAATTTCAaaccagtgtttttttcttttgtggCGAATTTAGCAGTGATTTCTTGTGTACATAGGTAAATTATAGGAACAAACCATTCGTATTTATTTGTACATTTGCTAGACAGATAAGGGTGAAACAATAGAGAGTGACTGCAATAAAGTGGAGTAATAAACGAAATTGGTGGTGAAGGTTTTCATTTTAATCCGAAAAAAAtgtcgtaatct
Coding sequences:
- the LOC120418982 gene encoding DNA ligase 1; this translates as MTLKSIKMARSTPLLLLLLTVLVDAAKMPMRMPADMAARPRFPRRDTPYPVAYNVHKTFRARDVNALDQNAAQKAMLDVRQTIAEVQRLLSLDPSLPRLTKGEIEELFENVTKEELNKSLREGDHARAQHMRALMLVLPYHTNNMNPDNLQTIYNTPPVTKIVAGEEVAKPGGTTTGRPVFRQRSTTTEKVSTTAVPITTIRFTTPKPTTFHPALPSKMREEVKPATIAEELVQNVEPTEVVEIVTEPLEVESVATEEVKQQEINDILASIGFGDGVPPTFKPLPVEMTTPKEMGVTEGPGEMNDELKMLLRSFGLLGDDEETVGIAPLPQLDIPEQLTEIQPSHLVQTDGLKVEEAEPEVPVMAKPDIRPDDFVAFKPLPSDSSKLNDDLDELLKSFGLLDNSGRNKKSMDQQTATEAATEMAQMPMIDQDLVQIPQMASILDTLGIQTMNTKKERSGRKYESKKESTEMKSNGVGAAKSKKKVENEDYRKLEQLWETIRELEKLNTTLTDDSLDALNLKNFNLSESLLAQGPNPLESLDLTRANEVKKKRQQPEKSTTDTPTRISLDLGVTSDAKNVSFEIISTTNTEPRTPIVDVESPADPPSSTTSTTTTSTTTTTEQSARLSALEDSFGGGGVDPVAQEPLPQPRRNGFYFLADWNSFLEVGEDPNKVVINFRPQAGDPSRFLPVSVP